TAGACTTGGATCTTGTTGTGGTTATAATTATGGTTatgattgttattattattaagtaaAATTTATCACATATTGACCAAACTCGTCAAAAGTCTCTTTTCTGCACAATGATTGTGCCCAGAGCGATTAGCGGATATCTTTGATTGACCAATTTAAAACTACATGGATGAATAACTGAGAGCTGAACAAATTTTGTTATCACTAAAATGGTACAGTGTCCAAATAAATCAACAAACTTAAGATCTTTCAAAAACAGAAGCTTCTccttttttacttaaaaaaaaaactttgggtAGCTCATGCAAGAGGTAAGGAAAGAACATTTACCCGTTAGGTGTGTTCGGGACTAGAAATATCATCCACCTTCCTATAAGCCCCTGCTCTTATCAGCTCAGGTCAAGCACATCACGGAGCATGTTTTATCACTAGCTGATCTGTAGATCAAAAGTAGTAAgtgtcaaaaatttaaaatacaaatgataGGTTTTAACTTGCAAGATTTTAATTCCATACACTAAACGACGTTCCTGCTTGCGATGCTGGGAAACAAGAGAGAAGTTTATGGGCCACGAGCTGAAAGCGAGTAATCTAAAACACGCTCCTTTGAATTTCTAGAATTTTAAGCTTTTAGTTTTTGCTCATCTGGTCCCAGTCGTTTGAAAGATGAATCGAACCAGTAATTTACATTGAATGAAAACCATACAGAAAATATAAACGAGAAAGTAAAGACAACTAGAAAAATAAACGATTTTGTTAGGTCTTGAGTATCAGTAATAAAAGGCTTAAGCGGATGGTTTATTCACTACAACgatttacattttttggaaaGCTGTACTACGCACAATTTCCGATTtccagcaattttttttccactggaCATCCTttctaaaattcataaaataGAGACGTATGAACCCAAAAACACCTCTTTCTTCCTTTCAGTCGAAACAAACTATAATTCAGAGACCTGAAAGTGCTAAGATTTTCTCATAACTATCCTTGCAAATTGGTTTAAAAAAGGTTAAACCAGAATGAAGATTGAATCATGAGGTTGTTACTGCCAGTTTGACTCTTCCATATTCTGACAAATTTGCACCATTAGAAAAGTTAGGATCAACAATTCTTTAGATTATTGAGCGCTTTAAGTTATAGACCTCTCTTCCCCGCACAAGGTTCTCTCAGATTACTTACACAACCATTAAGTTGTTACTCCGTAGCTTCCCAAACCTTTGTTAAGATCTTCCCTCTCACTTTCCTGTTCTCCTAGTTTTAGTTCTCTTCTTTACACACTGTTCAAGTTaccaaattttcataacttatAGTTCACTCTTCCTTCCTTTATATACCGGTTTCTTAGCCCTTTACCTTTCTGTGACAGCCTATTTTCAGGCACAGAATCAAACAGATGTTTCGTCGGATTTGACGCAAGAATTGTATTCCTGGATTCCTGGTTGAACAATTTGGGTGTAATTAGTTCGATTGCATATTGTGTGTATCCCATCTTAGATTCTCTGTAGCCGCGTATTTCTCGCACGAGCTAcaactgaaatatttctaaGCTCAATCTGTGCTTTAGtttcttttatgaaaaaaggaaaaaaattgagatgtTAAAATTCCAGTTATAGATGTCATTATCTTGATTGTGTATGTTTTGAACTCTAATGATCATTCAGTCTATGGACATCTCCAATATTTAATTCTCATCATCAGTTTCTGTTAATTCACTTACTTCTCTCATGAACCGAACCTGATTAGAAACGTTCGTACAGATTCCTCCGGACAGATATTTgttcaataaaatgttttcatcttCGTATCGTTTGCGCGGTTCTTAAATTTCAATCAGACTGTTATTTGAACCAGGAATCAAAACATTTGCTCTGATTTTGGACAAACAGTGATTACTGCTTGCCGCTCTCGCCCTACTCGGCTTTATGAATATTCTCTAAACATCATTATGTTTAAAGTTTAAAGTTGCAGATCGAACTGAAATGTAGACATTCAGTTTGCAaaagtaacaaaatgaaaaaacaacgTTCTCAATGAAACGCCACTTTTGTCATCTTTCTTAGTTGTGACTTTTCGCAGACGGCTGCTATGTTTCCTTTCtaagatcagtttttttttagcatttatTGGAAAAGCTCTTAAAACTTTGAGGATTTGCgcaataaaaaagtaattatgaacttttattcttattatatttcatcataatttttacttCACTCGGCGACAACACCTGTTCATTTCTCACACAAAAATCAGAGTAttcctctgaatttttttccacttcAGGTACTGTGATACTTTAAGAATTCTAAACGATGTTAAAGCTCATTTAGTTTTTGATATTCAAAAAATATTGCTGACTGCACGGTAATCCGGGTCAATCTGAGTGATGACAGTTTTTGGATCTTTAATCCGTTTATAGTAGAGCAATTTAATCAAATGAATAATATATGGTTAAAGAATTGAGTGAATTCGTTGATTAATTAACCATAGGAGtaatagaaaaaaatcttaCGACCGCATTTGACGACAAAAAGTCATGTTACCAATGAATAAAAACTACGACATAATTTATAAAGCAGGATACCCATCGGCTGGACGTATTCAAGAGCTGCCTTCTTTTCCACGAGATAACAGCTCAAGTAAATTACTGCGCAGTTACAAAGGCATGACGCGAAAGATCTATATAATTAATCTTTGTTTGATTTGCCGTGGCAATGGTGCGGAACTGTTTGCTAAATTAAATTCAGCATAAAGCTTGAAGTGAACAAAATGCAAAGGCAGAAACTGAACGACTGAATTAATGTCTGTGCTTCAATGGTGCTTTTTAAGGTAATGCTGTATAATCCTTCGATCTTTCGACCCCCTGAAAATGCCGTCGGAGATTTAACGCGCGTTGCCCCCGTGCATGGGCTATTTATTGACAAAATATCAGGGCATCCGGGATGCAGACCAATGGTTTCACAGCACGCACGCACTTTCGATATCGCAGAGAGCAGTGTGGATTAAACTTAAAGGGCTAAAGGAAAATCCTCGTATCTCAAGATGGTCTTTGAAATTCCCCGCTATACCCCGGGGTTGGGTTTTAAATTGATGAacgcataatttttttcataattacttttttggAAAAGCGATTCCGAAAATTGCTGCAAAGCTCGCGTCGTTCATAGCGCTTGGCACAAACAGGAAAGAGAAAATCCTATGTTCTCTTTGTgcaaaacaagacagaaaaagcAAACCAATCCTTTTGACGGAAGTGATTTCTTGAGGCCCAAAAGATAAATCTGTAATGAGGTACAAAACCATTTCTGTGTGACCGTGAGAATATATGACCACTTGTCACTTTTCCAGGCGACAGTCCGCCCGGTAAGAGTTTACACACATACTTAAAATATAACTTCGAAAACGAAGGAAATGTTTTAACAGATATTTTACGTTTCCTTCTTGCTATCAGCTACCTAAAcgtgaaaattatttcaacaatgATTGAAATCATCAATCTCAAGATTAATTCGAATGCTTCAACTTAAATCACATTGCAGTAGACGTTCTAAAACTTGTAACAGACGCCCTACTGACGCTGTATCGCCTCATCTCTTGAAGGCGAGAAAGGAACCTTGAAATGGCTTTAGGAGCCCACAAAAAACGCTTCTTCTGCCACACTAAGTTACCCAGCTGTCATGAATTTTCCAACAACGGGTGTCAAAATAGTCTTTTAAATACGCGAAGGAACTAACtggaacagttttttttatcataattcaTGTTAAAAACAACGTAAAGAAGAAGTTCTACGCGTTTTACAAATTTATATCCAAAGTAACTGAGTTCATAAGGTGTAAGAATATTAGCGTAAAATAAATTGACtagaaaaatattcaaattaagaTTAGATTATCCATTGAAAGGTATAAAGCCGTTAACATTACATAATGAACTAAGGGGAAGTTATAACTGAAGTCCTACTACTGCAAATTTCACATTTCATGAAAACCATATTTTAGAATagctaaaaaattaaacttttcgtCAACAAACATTCAATATCAAGACGTaactttctttagaaacaatATCTAACGGGATTGAAATCCGTAAACGCCGATTAGAACTGAAAAACACCGTGGTTAAATTTGTCCAATTAGATATAAAGCTAACACGAACCAAAAGCAGCGAAAGTACTCAGTTAGGACAAGCATGGGTCAAAAGTGTATTTTCTTTCACATTTCGGTTTTCCATGCTTCTGATTTCCTGCAAATGACGCCAAAACAGCGGCGGCTTCAGCGGATGAATTGAGACTAAATTTGAAAGAGTTGCTCTCTATTCTTGGGGAAACATTGTACTTCACAAAGGCACTGTTGTCCGAAACAGTAAAATTAGGGCAGGGTAGAGGTTCCATCACGTAGCAGGAGGCTGTCCCAGGTTCAGCTCTAAGCCAACTGTTTTGATAGAAACCACCCAAGTAAACATCTGCTACACTCCATGGGAGCTGGTAAGGTGTAGGTAGATAAACACTGTTGTTGAATGGGTACTGTTGTCTGGTGACCTCGAATTGGGAATTTAAAATTCTGGACACGCTCTGAATCAATCcgccgttttctttttttgccgtCTTGTCATTTTCGTCAACGGTCTTCTGGTCTTCATGGAAAGGCGATTCTgttttcacgagcgtgggagAGAAACTCactgcaaatttaatcaaaaactttcattcatttgcaAGAAATCCATAAAAAACactgaagaaaacatttaagaGCACAAAAAGAAACTTCCTACATCATATAAAACCATTAAGAACAAAAAGTAACAAGACCAGTTTCTCACTTTTCCGAGATTCAAATAAACAAGCTAGAAAAACAACTtagaaaaacaactaaaaagttgcaaaaattCTACTACAAAGTACGTAAATATTTTCCATGCACGTCTGAATAACATCCGTTTCCGTCAATGAACGGTTTCTCTGAAAGAATACCAAGCTAAGAAAACGAGACTCTACGACTACTTCAGCCAGACATAAAGATACACAAGATAACGTTTGGtttttcaccaaagaaaaaaatgtcacttAGTAAAACGACAAACAACATATGCTTAGTCTCGTACCTTGAATTGGTTCGACAGCAGTTGAAAGGCAAGGAGTTCTATGGTTTTCTATGGCTTTCATCTGTTTTCGCCGAAGTCGAACTTGCTTTTTCATAACACCTCTTTTTTTGCGTCCCTTTTCACACAGCACGCAGTGACAGTTCAAGAACGGACAATGACGTTTGTGACCTTTTAGCATTGATCGGATTCCGTGATTGCTGCAGATCGTGCAGGAACGCTCGGCTTTCTTTCTGGTGTGTTTCAGTTCTTCTTTAGAAGCCTGGTccattttgttgtttcagtCCGTTGAAAAGCGGTCTCAAactgaaatttctttcttcgTAGATGATGCCTTAACCGCTTCAACAATTGATAGGATAGTTGAGCGGAATCTGTTCATAAGGTGGCCGTTATACTCAGTCACTGACAAGCAAATGTCAGTCAAGTCAAAATCTCGCTCATGATTGGCGAAGGTATCGAAGGTATCACGTGCGCGGCTTGAGACAGGACAGATAGATGTCCATTCAAAACAAATAAGTGTCAGTtgttttgaatgaatgaatgaattaatgAATGTACTTACTCGTTCtgtaacttttcatttattcGCACAATAATGTCTTATTTCCTCTGCAGAAGCATTGAAAGCTCTGATGAAGTTGTTCCATATTCTACGTATTCAGAATAATCTTCTTCTTGCACTCATTTTGAACTGACTtgttataattaattttttcacgATCTACTTCAACTGCATTTTAATCAGCAGCTAAAGTTGCAACATCCGGCATGTGTTTTATATATTAAGATCTAAGAGTTTGTAGCATAGTCTCTGGTTCAACCATTATCCTCTCCGcaaactttccaaaatattacATGAACCAATTTCTAAACTACATGCATCGTGTACGACCCGAGTCGTATTTTATGAGATCAGCTCATTATTCTGGCATCATCTCTGATATATATTCAAGCCATGACCTTCCCACATTACTTTCTATAAACCTCTTagaatttcttttaattctgaATCAAGATCTGAGCATTATCGAATAACTAATACGATATCATCAGACTGAACCTATTAACTCCTGAGTGGACACGTGCCTTCGCATAAATCGGAATTTAGAAGAACCGGGAACCCggtgaatatttattttacgtcttttcacaaaaacaagctttaaatttttcagttcaaagtaaaaaatgaaTAGGCACAAGCCATATTTTACTCAGAAATCAAGATAAAAGTTGCTGAATCTATTgttcttagttttattttttcgcacGTGTGCCAAGTTTGAGGATCAAATTTCATCAGTTAACCAATAAGCAAATTTGTCTCTTGCTGCTTGAAACGCTGAATGAAAAGCGAGACCAAAACTTCCAAGATATATTTGGGGGTCAAAGTTTTAGGCAAAGAATATCTTAATTTCCTGTAACGAACAGAAAGCATAGAAATTTCTTGCGAGTACGAAACCCGCGCAACAGAATATTCACAACTTGGATCGTTCTTTAACAAACTTCGCCGCCAGAAAATTGCGTACCGTTGCGTTAAAAGTTCTGAAAGTTATGTCTTAacacaaaacattttcttaaacAATACGTCTACTATTTTCTTTTAGCATTCCCTGTGACTTCCAAACAAGCAATATTCGGTAGTTTTAAGTTTCAGCTCGCGCTTTATAATCTTGCTAAATCACCGTAACATCTCAACTACACTGTCATGAAGTGCTCGAGTTATTGAAAGTGTTAGCTGTACCCGGGTTTATGTTCAAATGACCACAAAAGTACTCAGATAATAAGAGTAACTCACCTTCAGAGCGCCAATCTTCTTTGGAAATATTCTGTAATTAAAATTGACGCAGACATGTCAGACATCAGCTTAAGCGATTCCACCCGAGTACTTAGCGAATTGCTCCGATAGAGGAATGATTTCCGAGGTATCAAAATGTCGCCGATTTCTCGCACATTTCCCGAACTCAACTAGCTAACCAATTTACTAGCGAGGTGAATACTATAACAGCCCGATGAATAAAAAGAATCACAAAACTTTGCAGCTATTACAGTTTATTTTTCACAGGATTACTGACTTAGCAGAATTCGTGATCAAATGACAACTTCGGGCGGCACTACGTGGAGGTAACGTGGCGTTGCTTATCAACTCTGTTAAATGTAATTCTATCCTGTCGGAATCAGAGAACCTTTTCAAAGCATCAAATAACCAAATTATCATATCAGACAGGTTTATGAATAACATCAGCGTGACAACTAAGAAGAGCACCGGACTTCTTAAGACATATCTGAAGTAAAGTAGTCCTTGTCTTCTGTGCCACGCGTGACACAAGTAATGTTCGTCgtgacattttcacaaaaattgcGTGACTAGTCATGGTGAATATCGCGAGATACAATTGCAGTAAGTATAATGATCTTTCaataaaattgtaataattatcTTCATAGATATACATCACCATATTCAAATAGAGAGCTTATACATTTTAGTTACCTGTGTCAATACTTAATTTTCCTTCTCATTCTGTCCTAATACAATGCTAGCGAATTTGCATTAAGAAGGGATTGGCGTGACATAATTATACTCTCTACTGGAATGTAAAAGTAGAAGTATTAATCCTATGATCTCTGTCTGATTTTAGACAATCACACAAGTTGAATGTCAACTGAGACACCTTCAATGTATCATGTAATATACAACTCAGGtagatttttaaaatcaatttttgtatTAGGCATAGTGATATTTTGTCATTAACAGTTATGATCGTTGAAGAAAATAGATTTGGTTAGAAAATCCAACACGTTTGATTGGACAAGAAAACACACCCAAAAAAATATCCCAGTTATTAAATATCTTCGAGTTAAGTAACTGGACGATGGAATGATTACAGCTCCTAATATTCTCTATATTTTTGGAAGCAGATAACAGACTGTTCAAATAACCAGTTAACCTCTAAACCGAGGATAATAAAATACGAACTCGCTTAATTTGAAAATCACTGAAGTGAACAGAACACACTCAAGAAGGTTAAGTCCTTACTTGAGGTTCCTGCTCAAAAATTATACACCATACATCCATAGCATTTTCAGATTAAATATATACTGATCAGCGATTTCACAGTTAAAGCCCTGCTTGAGACTTTCTCGTCCTTAGACGAGTTTTCACTTCGTAGTTAACACCCCCCAATTGTCCTCCTAAATCGCTTCTCCTAGGCCTCCTCTTCCGAGTTCCCTGCGCCTGCACATGGCTCGGATCAGCGGTGGGTTTATCGTCAGGAGGTGTCTCGTGGATGTGTTTGGTGGATCTGAGGCCCCTCTCATAGTGCTGCTGCTCGCCACGCACCACTGTTCCATTCTGGTAGCCGCCATTAGCGAGACCGAAGTCGTACACCTGACCGTCTTCTTGGAATGTAtgattaccatttttttttatgtaattcaGGGTTTTGGTGTTTGGATCTTCGGCAGGAATTTCCTCCAGGAATGTTGGCTTCTTTGTTCCcttaattaaaaagagaaaaatctcaGTTAGAGAAACGTTTCAGAGCGCTTTTTGATTTgactgttgtaaaacaaaaaccaaagtactcacaacggccaatcaaaagACAGGAAAATACCTtgaagagccaatcagaacttaaagaaaaacaaccaaactaccaaaagcgcgggaaaacgcgggcgatcAATTCGTGATTGGTGTTAGCTTGGCATCTGAGTGGCGCAaattttttagaccaatcatagagcgGGTAGAGCAAAACCTGAGCAATCACGGATCACTTTCGACATTCAATTAAAAACTGCTCTATTGGTAATTTGAGTCTCACTTTCAAACCAAATGCGATTTCAATTGAAGTCGTCATACAAAAATGTGCCAAGATCTTACACTAACCCTCTTTACTTTAGTTCGTAGGATAGTTTTAGATGTGACTGAaaaggttgttttttttgtagttttagtataatttatattgttttaaatcaattttcacgttaaatattttaaaaattagacaATCTTTCATCGGTTTTACGTAAGGAAAGCTCAAAACgaagtttaaaataaactttaagtCAGTGATTAAGTTTTAACTGAAGTTCATAATTTCTTACGTATTTCTTGAGCATTTTTAGTCTCTCCACAATGTTTGCCTTCATAACATTGACTTCCtacagaaaaataacaacagatcATATATTGCAAACATTGTTTgaaagattttaattgaaacgacttttatttcaatcaaagGTAAATATTACAGTTTATATTTATTTGGGTTTATCGTTACTTTTATTTCACTGTTTCCTCTTTAAAGGCTGTGAACCAAAAATATTCTAAAAGTtaattattgtttcatttaaattGATACATTTAAATCGTACACTTGGTGTATTGAACACATTGGACGCAGAGGTCAAACGTTTGTGAAAATGGCCTAGATTGTGCCTTCAGGCTGTACAAGCAAAGTTGTCGCCGAGGATTCATAAACAAATAACCGAGCCAGTGTGTTACGGTGTTTTAAAACATGCAACTTTTCTTTCGATCCAAAGaaaatcaaactttaaaatattccCTCTCCCTCCTTTGGTTTCATTTACCAAAAAAGTAAAGATTTAAAGgaaacttttccctttttttggaaattttgcgCTACATTGTGTTTCCTCATTTTTTCCTCCAAATTTTGTGcaagaattttgaaaatttcgcGTAGCTTGCAAAAATTGATTCCTTTACTAATATGCCACGTTTGACCGCTGGctaatttatcattatttttattattgatttgttttaagaaagatttttaTCTTGTATTTGAAAAAGTACGCCAAATTAatgtaagattttatttttgaccattttaaacTCTGTTATTTACAACCCATTTTAAACCGAAGGCCGCACTGTTTTATGCACTTCACATTCACTTAAATCCTGGCCATAAGTTACATGCACTCAACAAAACCAGCAGTCTTTAGTCAAGCATGAGagaaatttcaaaggaaaacataagaaacatcTGCTGTCACGAAAAATATGCGAAAAAAGCATTGAAACGTTGGTGtaaatctgaaaaaaggaacaaagattatagaaaaggaaaactcgagacttttcgTACCTAAAGCTTATTTAACTACGGGTTTCCGGCGGATTTACCATTTAGTTTTGAGCTTTACTAAACAAGATGTATGGTTTTCAAACACTGCGGCAAATTCACTTAATAAGTAGTTATCTATAAGACATTTTTGACAGTCTGAAAGCACCTTAGCCCGGCAACAAGCCTCTACATCCTTCCCACATACGCAGACATTTTATCACTGTGTTAACTACAAAGAATAATTTCACTATGCCTATTTTCTGCATTTAATCAAAATTGTGGAGCCTGTCTTTAAAGTACGAAAATTTTAAATAACACACATCACTATACTTTACTgcaataaaacattttaacactCGATTTAATTGGTGTTTAGGCCTCCACTAATCAAATGTCTCCAACTTGCTAACTaacctttgattttgtcatGACCATGAAATACAAAACCATCAAACTGATTGCCATCTGCAAGAGAGAGATTACAATCCAATCAATGCCTCAACACACCATAGGtgttcttaacccttcaactcccatgaatgaccaagacagaatttctcctaacaacatcaatacGATATCCAgaagacaagtgaggagaataaataaaaatataaattagaaGATTATTAGatgatccaatatcaaattctccaaactcacataataagaattgtatggcagacagtaaggagaattacttatgacatcttggaagtgaaaggttAAGCATAGAAAAGAAACATAAGACAGTTATTAACTTTCACACTTTGTTTTCTCACCTGAAAGAGCAGCCATAAAGTTATGCTGACAATTTCTGCTTTCTTAAACATGTCCAGTCCATATTTGATACAAATAAGAAGTTCAAGACAGGTGATGACTCTATTGTTAAATTAAACAAGAAACATCAAGTTCAGTTATCATAAGTAACATGAGGTAAATGTTGTAAACAATGGAAACAAAGTAGAGTTTTCCAAAGGGATCTACTTACATTAGCACCCATGCCTGAGTTCCAAGCCTTCTGCTTCTTGTGTCTGTAATGTACACATAGTACTGCCTATAGTGACAGGGAAGGAAAGTTTTATACCCACACTGAGCATCAAAGACACAAATCAGTGATATGAATCCATGTTGTAGCTGTAACACACACAGGGCTTGACACCAAAATACTACAGTCCTGACACAATGAAACTTTTGTGATTTTCAGAGCAAATGGAAAAGCCTAGTAACagggctttttttaaataaatgcagTGGGTAAATTGAGACAAACATTTGCATAAAACATCATTGATACATTGCTGTTTAAGTTTAGGAAACATTTGCCCCTCTTTCTTGGTTTTCTGACTATGAAGCCTTAAATGTCCATGAACAGGGGTTTCAAAGAGTTTCCttgcatcattttttttctcttctgctAATTACACTTTTATTTCTGGTGAGCAGATGACAACTTCAAAAAACCTGAGTAAGCAACCCTGGACTTTTAGCTGATAGAGGGAACCTCTTAGGAACTTTGTTACAACATCAGCTACTTTGAGCACAGTTGACACTAATTGGGAacattaaaactaaaaaattaaatttaaaacaaactgcaaataaaaaagtctcTACAATTCCAGTTCCAACCTCTTTAATCCAAGAGtctgatattaattttttaagtttaagaTGGCATATCATTTGATTACCAAGGCAACAGCACTGCAACAATAGCAAAGAAGGCAAGCATCAGACTTACCTCAAGGAAGGTGCCACAGTGAGACTGATGACAAACAGACGAAAGTAGTTCAACCAGTGAGATGTTGGAACCCACAGAATGTGTTTAAGAAAGAATGTGTTAAGCTCCACAATCTAAAGATAAAAAGACTAGGTTCAGAGTTGGAGTAAACTAACCAATTAAAACAGATTGTTGTAATAcctatgaaaatgaaaaatacttaaTGATGAGGCCTCcaatcatttaaccctttaactatcAGAAGTGATGAACAGGTTACTTCTCTCCACAACATCCACACATTtcccagcaaacaggttatgggaatactcaaacttatcaggcagaagctATCTTAATcatcaccaaattcttgtaactaatttacaagaaaatgtgtagagctagaggggagaattaacatgaGATCTTATGAGTGTAACAGTTTAAAGTGGATTTCAGGAGGTTCCTTATcagaataataataatcttaAA
The sequence above is a segment of the Pocillopora verrucosa isolate sample1 chromosome 5, ASM3666991v2, whole genome shotgun sequence genome. Coding sequences within it:
- the LOC131778198 gene encoding doublesex- and mab-3-related transcription factor 1-like yields the protein MDQASKEELKHTRKKAERSCTICSNHGIRSMLKGHKRHCPFLNCHCVLCEKGRKKRGVMKKQVRLRRKQMKAIENHRTPCLSTAVEPIQVSFSPTLVKTESPFHEDQKTVDENDKTAKKENGGLIQSVSRILNSQFEVTRQQYPFNNSVYLPTPYQLPWSVADVYLGGFYQNSWLRAEPGTASCYVMEPLPCPNFTVSDNSAFVKYNVSPRIESNSFKFSLNSSAEAAAVLASFAGNQKHGKPKCERKYTFDPCLS